One Pseudomonas sp. FP1742 genomic window carries:
- a CDS encoding NAD-dependent succinate-semialdehyde dehydrogenase produces the protein MKLDDLQLLREQAYVNGQWIEADDGTRFAVTNPADGETIAQVSSLGQAETTRAIAAAQAALPAWRGKTAKERSNVLRTWFELIMANQEDLARLLSWEQGKPLAESRGEVAYGASFIEWFAEEAKRVYGDVIPHDKQGRRLVVIKQAIGVVAAITPWNFPNAMITRKVGPALAAGCTVVLKPASETPLSALALAELGERAGIPAGVLNVVTGTRSREIGAELTGNPAVQKLSFTGSTGIGKLLMAQCAQTIKKVSLELGGNAPFIVFEDADLDAAVEGAIGSKFRNSGQTCVCTNRLLVQNSVYDEFARRLVLAVNALKVARAETEGAQQGPLINAKAVAKVEEHISDALAKGATLLAGGKPHALGGNFFEPTVLGDVTPAMLVARDETFGPLAPLFRFDTESEAIAMANDTEFGLASYVYTRDLGRAWRVSEALEYGMVGVNEGLISTEVAPFGGIKQSGLGREGSKYGIDDYIEQKYMCLSIK, from the coding sequence ATGAAACTTGATGATTTGCAACTGCTGCGCGAACAGGCTTATGTCAATGGCCAATGGATCGAAGCCGATGACGGCACACGTTTCGCGGTGACCAACCCGGCGGATGGCGAAACCATCGCCCAAGTCAGCTCCCTCGGCCAGGCCGAAACCACCCGCGCCATCGCTGCGGCCCAGGCGGCCCTGCCCGCCTGGCGTGGTAAGACCGCCAAGGAGCGCAGCAACGTATTGCGCACATGGTTCGAGCTGATCATGGCCAATCAGGAAGACCTGGCCCGCCTGCTCAGTTGGGAACAAGGCAAGCCACTGGCCGAGAGTCGCGGCGAAGTGGCTTATGGCGCGAGCTTTATCGAGTGGTTCGCCGAAGAGGCCAAACGGGTCTACGGCGATGTAATTCCTCACGACAAACAAGGCCGGCGGCTGGTGGTGATCAAACAGGCCATCGGGGTGGTGGCGGCCATCACGCCATGGAATTTCCCCAATGCAATGATCACCCGCAAGGTCGGTCCGGCGCTGGCCGCTGGCTGTACCGTGGTGCTCAAACCAGCGTCGGAAACCCCACTGTCGGCCCTGGCCCTGGCTGAACTCGGCGAACGCGCCGGTATTCCGGCCGGGGTGCTGAATGTGGTCACCGGCACCCGCTCACGGGAAATCGGTGCCGAGCTGACGGGGAACCCGGCGGTGCAGAAACTCTCGTTCACAGGCTCCACCGGTATCGGCAAATTGCTGATGGCCCAATGTGCGCAAACCATCAAGAAAGTCAGCCTGGAACTGGGCGGCAACGCGCCCTTTATCGTCTTCGAAGACGCCGACCTGGATGCCGCGGTGGAAGGTGCTATCGGCTCGAAATTCCGCAACAGCGGCCAGACCTGTGTCTGCACCAACCGCTTGCTGGTGCAGAACAGTGTCTATGACGAGTTTGCCCGCCGCCTGGTACTGGCGGTCAACGCCCTCAAGGTCGCCCGGGCCGAGACCGAAGGCGCGCAACAAGGGCCGCTGATCAACGCCAAGGCCGTGGCCAAGGTCGAGGAACATATCAGCGACGCGCTGGCCAAGGGCGCCACGCTGCTGGCCGGCGGCAAACCCCATGCGCTGGGCGGCAACTTCTTCGAACCCACGGTGCTCGGCGACGTCACCCCGGCCATGCTGGTGGCCCGGGATGAGACCTTCGGCCCGCTGGCACCGCTGTTCCGTTTCGACACCGAATCCGAGGCAATCGCCATGGCCAACGACACCGAGTTCGGTCTGGCGTCCTATGTCTACACTCGCGACCTGGGCCGCGCCTGGCGCGTCAGCGAAGCGCTGGAGTACGGCATGGTCGGAGTCAACGAAGGGCTGATCTCCACCGAAGTGGCGCCGTTTGGCGGGATCAAGCAGTCAGGATTGGGCCGTGAAGGTTCGAAATACGGGATCGATGATTACATCGAGCAGAAGTACATGTGCCTGAGTATCAAATAA
- a CDS encoding FAD-binding oxidoreductase — MINIETPTYYTATKKYNLSFPTLEQDVEADVVIIGGGFSGINTALELAEKGITNIVVLEARYLGFGGTGRNGGQIMAGIGHDLEKIKKDVGEDGLRQVFEISDLGADIIKDRIAKYDIDADFCHGYGYMGFNARQEKTLRAWEKDFKSINTKHEIRFLGGSDVKQIIGSDAYSSALLHMGGGHVHSLNLLLGEAKAVVSHGVRIFENSPALEVSYGERITVRTGLGSVKASKLLWACDSFLNKLEPELHRSTINTYAFQMMTEPLSDELINRISPIRGAYSDIRPVIDYYRVTNENRLLFGAATPLVEHIPLDLKAWNRRLMLKIFPYLKDVKIDLAWGGPMACSPNLFPQIGTLPGRSNAFFVQGYSGFGVTPSHIICKVLAEGMSEGSARYDLVSSIHRPTILGKDAFRPLLLTAGKSWHQLSGYWNGRR; from the coding sequence ATGATCAATATCGAAACGCCCACCTATTACACGGCCACCAAAAAATACAACCTCAGCTTCCCGACGCTGGAACAGGATGTGGAAGCTGACGTTGTGATCATTGGCGGTGGTTTCTCCGGCATCAATACCGCACTGGAGCTCGCCGAAAAAGGCATCACCAATATCGTCGTGCTGGAGGCGCGTTACCTGGGTTTTGGCGGCACCGGGCGTAATGGTGGACAGATCATGGCCGGCATCGGTCACGACCTGGAGAAGATCAAGAAGGACGTGGGTGAGGACGGTCTGCGTCAGGTCTTTGAGATCAGCGACCTGGGTGCGGACATCATCAAAGATCGCATCGCCAAGTACGACATCGATGCCGACTTCTGTCACGGCTACGGCTACATGGGTTTCAACGCTCGCCAGGAAAAGACCCTGCGCGCTTGGGAAAAAGACTTCAAATCGATCAACACCAAACACGAGATCCGCTTTCTCGGCGGTTCGGACGTCAAGCAAATCATTGGCTCCGACGCCTACAGCAGTGCTCTGTTGCACATGGGCGGCGGTCACGTCCATTCGCTGAACCTGCTGCTCGGTGAAGCCAAGGCAGTGGTCAGTCACGGCGTGCGAATTTTCGAGAACAGCCCGGCCCTGGAAGTCAGCTATGGCGAGCGCATTACCGTGCGCACGGGGCTCGGCTCGGTCAAGGCCAGCAAACTGCTGTGGGCCTGCGACAGCTTCCTCAACAAACTGGAACCCGAACTGCACCGCTCGACCATCAACACGTACGCCTTCCAGATGATGACCGAGCCACTGTCGGACGAGCTGATCAACCGCATCAGCCCGATTCGCGGCGCCTACAGCGACATTCGCCCGGTGATCGACTACTACCGTGTCACCAACGAAAACCGCCTGCTGTTCGGTGCCGCCACCCCTTTGGTCGAACATATTCCCCTGGACCTGAAGGCCTGGAATCGCCGCCTGATGCTGAAGATTTTCCCCTATCTCAAGGACGTGAAAATCGACCTGGCCTGGGGTGGTCCGATGGCCTGCAGCCCGAACCTGTTCCCGCAGATCGGCACCCTGCCCGGTCGCAGTAACGCCTTCTTCGTTCAAGGCTATTCGGGCTTCGGCGTCACACCCAGCCATATCATCTGCAAGGTGCTGGCTGAGGGCATGAGTGAAGGTTCGGCGCGCTATGACCTGGTCAGCTCGATCCACCGCCCGACCATCCTTGGCAAAGATGCGTTCCGCCCCTTGTTGCTGACCGCCGGCAAATCCTGGCACCAGCTTTCGGGTTACTGGAACGGGCGCCGCTGA
- a CDS encoding cupin domain-containing protein, protein MTLTTLKQDIQLSELDAWGTVADLGSEILEGEVRAFGKMTFGAPTDPVSSAYFGTTQGKFRMVYQFAEQATVVTGEVVLTDESTGQSSRYKAGDSWFVTKGTPVLWEVVSESFVKHYFAVA, encoded by the coding sequence ATGACCCTTACTACCCTCAAGCAAGACATCCAGCTATCCGAACTGGATGCCTGGGGCACCGTCGCCGACCTTGGCTCGGAAATCCTCGAAGGCGAAGTCCGGGCCTTCGGCAAAATGACCTTCGGAGCGCCGACCGACCCGGTCAGCAGTGCTTACTTCGGCACCACCCAGGGCAAGTTCCGGATGGTCTATCAGTTCGCCGAACAAGCCACCGTAGTCACCGGTGAAGTGGTCCTGACTGACGAATCCACCGGCCAGAGTTCTCGCTACAAGGCCGGTGACAGCTGGTTCGTGACCAAGGGCACGCCTGTGCTCTGGGAAGTTGTCAGTGAAAGCTTTGTGAAGCATTATTTCGCTGTTGCCTGA
- a CDS encoding helix-turn-helix transcriptional regulator: protein MNAIPTQEVAGHCLQAFTQLVPASQAAFYCVDRHLQARDFQLHCMSGEMHRDYLDNYRQFDPLQPRNCLSSGLVVVPLGLAMARQPTRDSRRYRDFLQRYGVVDVVEILAHSAGQPQAAISLLRTAEQGAFTTDQLVQLNALQSLLQLAVANMQLCEDPLIGLTPKERQIALLLRQGASNKQLARELDVGLPTIKTHLINLFRKTGVASRTELVGTLFL, encoded by the coding sequence ATGAACGCCATCCCTACTCAGGAAGTCGCTGGCCATTGCCTGCAGGCTTTCACTCAACTCGTTCCTGCCAGTCAGGCGGCGTTCTACTGTGTCGACCGGCACCTGCAAGCCCGTGATTTCCAGCTGCATTGCATGAGCGGCGAGATGCATCGCGACTATCTCGACAACTACCGTCAATTCGACCCGCTGCAACCACGCAATTGCCTGTCCAGCGGGCTGGTCGTAGTGCCGCTAGGCCTGGCCATGGCCCGACAGCCGACGCGGGACAGCCGGCGCTATCGGGATTTCCTGCAACGCTATGGCGTCGTCGATGTGGTGGAAATCCTTGCCCATAGCGCCGGCCAGCCTCAGGCCGCCATCTCATTGTTACGCACCGCCGAACAAGGCGCCTTCACCACCGACCAGTTGGTCCAGCTCAATGCCTTGCAGTCTCTGCTGCAACTGGCCGTGGCGAACATGCAGCTCTGCGAAGATCCGCTGATCGGCCTGACGCCCAAGGAGCGGCAGATCGCGTTGCTGTTGCGCCAAGGCGCCAGCAACAAGCAATTGGCCCGGGAACTGGACGTCGGTCTGCCGACCATCAAGACTCACCTGATCAACCTGTTTCGCAAAACTGGCGTGGCCAGTCGTACCGAGTTGGTGGGGACGCTGTTTCTCTAA
- a CDS encoding molybdenum cofactor biosynthesis F family protein: protein MTKPSDWITVGALADGFAPEAFILPNLADLNGKTFMLNFANGWQIEHRFDTETVSWTAADGHSNGTAAYRATSVRPGLYLVDFIKREGAQAWSVSLVLDTGSASFTAVIGRMPTQEQTREGLYSRALAGKNLTSVEVDFLHGSLDRPWQEGQCPHAPTSELIGLRNLYRYSPSEVYEHIYLNDQFYSWQCLKGVEQGLCDTDRCHYYKIADQLYLFVWREKIIPTLGVLLIDMQQHRSDGKIFGYAGSSFDELSNFPVASYCQVLNRTEYPDA from the coding sequence ATGACCAAACCCTCTGACTGGATCACCGTTGGCGCCCTGGCCGACGGCTTCGCCCCAGAAGCTTTTATCCTGCCGAACCTGGCCGACCTGAATGGCAAGACCTTCATGCTGAACTTCGCCAATGGCTGGCAGATCGAACATCGTTTCGACACCGAAACGGTGTCCTGGACCGCTGCAGACGGTCACTCCAACGGCACCGCAGCGTATCGGGCAACTTCGGTGCGCCCCGGTCTGTATCTGGTGGATTTCATCAAGCGAGAAGGCGCTCAAGCCTGGTCGGTGAGCCTGGTGCTCGACACCGGCAGCGCTTCGTTCACCGCCGTGATCGGCCGCATGCCGACCCAGGAGCAAACCCGTGAAGGTCTCTACAGCCGTGCCCTAGCCGGCAAGAACCTGACCTCGGTCGAGGTGGATTTCCTGCATGGCAGCCTCGATCGTCCGTGGCAGGAAGGCCAATGCCCTCACGCACCGACCAGCGAACTGATCGGCCTGCGCAACCTGTATCGCTACAGCCCGAGCGAAGTCTACGAGCACATCTACCTCAACGATCAATTCTATTCCTGGCAGTGCCTCAAGGGTGTAGAGCAAGGCCTGTGCGACACCGACCGCTGCCACTACTACAAGATCGCCGATCAGTTGTACCTTTTCGTCTGGCGCGAGAAGATCATCCCGACCCTTGGTGTACTGCTTATCGACATGCAACAGCACCGCAGCGACGGCAAGATTTTCGGTTATGCCGGGTCATCCTTCGATGAGCTGTCGAACTTTCCGGTCGCCTCTTACTGCCAGGTTCTCAACCGGACAGAGTATCCCGATGCCTGA
- a CDS encoding SDR family NAD(P)-dependent oxidoreductase encodes MPEPRIVAITGAGTGIGAACARLYATEGANLVLVGRRREPLEQVARETGGLVLVGDAACPDTWEGFMAQIRQHYGRLDVLLACAGGHGLGSATQTTPQTWEAALRSNLDSAFYSARACLPLLLESAGNIVLIGSIASLAAGPEVCGYTTAKHALLGLNRSLARDYGPRGVRVNAVCPGWVRTPMADQEMQPLMDFYGETLQQAYGRVCADVPLRRPASAEEIARVCRFLASSEASIITGATLVADGGSSIVDVPTLAYTHMEQPHV; translated from the coding sequence ATGCCTGAGCCACGTATCGTTGCAATCACCGGAGCCGGGACTGGCATCGGTGCCGCCTGCGCTCGGCTGTACGCAACCGAAGGCGCCAATCTGGTTCTGGTCGGCCGCCGCCGCGAACCTCTGGAGCAGGTTGCCCGGGAAACCGGTGGCCTGGTCCTGGTCGGCGATGCCGCCTGTCCGGACACCTGGGAAGGTTTCATGGCGCAGATTCGTCAGCATTACGGCCGGCTCGATGTGCTGCTGGCCTGTGCCGGCGGTCATGGTCTGGGCAGCGCAACCCAAACCACCCCACAAACCTGGGAAGCCGCGTTGCGCAGTAATCTCGACAGCGCCTTCTACAGTGCCCGGGCCTGTCTGCCGCTCTTGCTGGAAAGTGCCGGCAACATCGTGCTGATCGGTTCCATTGCCTCACTGGCGGCGGGCCCCGAAGTCTGCGGCTACACCACAGCCAAGCACGCCCTGCTCGGCCTCAACCGCTCGCTGGCCAGGGATTACGGCCCACGCGGCGTGCGAGTGAATGCGGTCTGTCCGGGCTGGGTCCGCACGCCCATGGCCGATCAGGAGATGCAGCCGCTGATGGATTTTTATGGTGAGACGCTGCAGCAAGCCTATGGCCGGGTCTGCGCTGACGTGCCGTTGCGCCGGCCGGCCAGTGCCGAGGAAATCGCCAGGGTCTGTCGCTTCCTGGCGTCCAGCGAGGCCTCGATCATCACCGGCGCGACCCTTGTGGCCGACGGCGGTTCGAGCATCGTCGATGTGCCGACCCTGGCCTATACACATATGGAGCAACCTCATGTCTGA
- a CDS encoding SDR family oxidoreductase — protein sequence MSEGCTFKDLDFSGKTVLVTGGAQGIGRAIVEAFALRGARVVIADLQLPQAQALAIELSGRACQVEAVFVDLAESTAVFELVQGLEQRLGRLDILVHNAGYFPLTPFAEITPSILDRTLAVNLSALFWLTQAALPMFRRQGQGCVLVTSSVTGPRVAYPGLSHYAASKAGVNGFIRNAALELAGYNVRVNGAEPGMIATPAMGNLGGDQVNDDIASRVPLGRLGTAADIAGAMLFLASDLASYITGQTLVVDGGSTLPEV from the coding sequence ATGTCTGAAGGCTGCACTTTCAAAGATCTGGACTTCAGCGGTAAAACCGTACTGGTGACCGGCGGTGCCCAGGGTATTGGCCGTGCGATTGTCGAAGCCTTCGCCTTGCGCGGTGCACGCGTGGTGATCGCCGACTTGCAACTGCCCCAGGCTCAGGCGCTGGCCATCGAGTTGTCTGGGCGGGCGTGTCAGGTCGAAGCCGTGTTCGTCGACCTGGCCGAGTCCACAGCGGTGTTCGAACTGGTTCAGGGCCTGGAGCAGCGTTTGGGTCGGCTGGATATCCTGGTGCACAACGCTGGGTATTTTCCACTGACTCCCTTCGCCGAGATCACTCCGTCCATTCTCGACCGCACCTTGGCCGTCAATCTCTCGGCACTATTCTGGCTGACTCAGGCGGCCTTGCCGATGTTCCGTCGTCAGGGTCAGGGCTGCGTGCTGGTGACTTCATCGGTCACCGGCCCGCGGGTGGCCTATCCAGGACTGAGCCACTATGCGGCATCCAAGGCCGGGGTTAACGGTTTCATTCGCAATGCCGCACTGGAGCTGGCCGGATACAACGTGCGGGTCAATGGCGCTGAGCCCGGCATGATCGCGACGCCTGCCATGGGTAATCTGGGGGGCGACCAGGTCAACGACGATATCGCCAGCCGTGTGCCTTTGGGACGATTGGGCACTGCGGCCGATATCGCCGGAGCCATGCTGTTTTTGGCGTCGGATCTGGCGAGCTACATTACCGGGCAGACGCTGGTGGTCGATGGGGGATCGACCTTGCCAGAGGTTTGA